Sequence from the Candidatus Angelobacter sp. genome:
GAGGGGTTGGTCCTCTCCAGTGGTATGGGGCAGCCAGGTATGGTTGACGACGGCAACCGAGGACGGTCGCGAATTGTTCGTGGTGTGCGTGGACCGCAACACTGGAAGAATCCTGCGCGACCAGAAGCTCTTCGATGTTGCCAACCCGCAGTTCTGCCATCAATTCAATTCCTACGCCTCGCCCACTCCCGTCGTTGAGGAGGGCCGCGCTTATGTCACATTCGGTTCACCGGGCACCGCGTGCGTGGATACGCGGAGCGGCCAGGTGTTGTGGGAGCGGCGCGATTTTGTCTGCAATCATTACCGCGGGGCCGGGTCTTCGCCGATTCTTTACGGTGACCTGCTCATCATGAACTTCGACGGAAGTGACCACCAGTTCGTGGTTGCGCTGGACAAGAAGACCGGCAAGACGGTCTGGCGGACCGAGCGATCGATTGACTTCAAGGATCTCGGCGCGGATGGAAAACCTCAAACCGAAGGGGATCTGCGCAAGGCATTTTCGACGCCGCACGTAGCCGCGCTCGACGGGAAATCCGTTCTCATCAGCAGCGGCGCGAAGGCGCATTACGCCTACGATCCGCTGACCGGCGAGGAATTGTGGCGTGTCGAGGAACGCACCAGTCACTCGGCGGGGACACGGCCGCTCGCCGGACACGGTATGATTTTCGTTCCCACTGGCTGGTCCACCGGCGAGTTGCTCGCGATTCGTCCCGGCAGAAAGGGCGAAGTGGTCGATGCAAACGCCGCGGGATCCGACGACTCACGTGATGGATTGCGTGTCGTTTGGAAGACGAAGCGGAACGTGCCAAAGAAACCGTCGTTGCTGCTTGTCGGCGACCTGTTGTTTGCCATTGACGACGGCGGTGTGGCCGGTTGCCTGGAAGCGAAAACCGGCGCTGAGATCTGGCGCGAGCGCGTTGGCGGCAACTACTCGGCATCTCCTGTGTCCGCCGAAGGACGCATTTATTTTTTCAGCGAGGAGGGCAAAGCGACGGTGATCGGGGCTGGCCGGGAGTTCACCGTGGTGGCCGAGAACAGACTCGATGCCGGTTTCATGGCCTCGCCTGCGATCAGCGGAAAATCACTCATCCTTCGGACGCGGACGCATTTATACCGCGTCGAGAAGTGATTCCGCCGGCAATTCGATGAAACTCTATTTCTTGCGCCATGCCGAAGCCCTCGACGGCACGGACGACGCAGCGCGGCCGCTGTCCCCCCATGGCCGGAAACAAGCAGTCTTTGTTGCCGAGTTCCTCAGGGCCGCAAACATCGAGTTTGACGCCGCCTATAGCAGTCCGCTTGTTCGGGCGCAGCAGACGGCGGAAATCGTGCTCGATATTTGCGGCAGTGTGGCGGTGACGCAACGACGGACCGCGGACGCGCTGTTGAATGAGGCGTCGCCAATGCACTTCTCACGCTGGCTGGCCGTGTTGCCGCCGGCAAAGCACATCCTTCTCGCCGGCCACGCCCCGTCACTGGCTGAACGGGTGCGTTCGTTGCTTTCCCTGTCCAACGCGGAAGCTTTGAAACTGCCGAAGGCCGGACTGGCGTGCGTGGAAACGGAAGACTGTCAGACTTGTGTTTTGAAATTCCTGATCACACCGCGAATTCTGGGTTTGCGTTCTGATTGAACCGATGGAGCCGGCGAGACGCTCGGGGTCGCAAGGAGCAATTGAACGCGAACGACCGCTTTTTCGTCGCTCCGGACGGGCCTCAGAATGTTCTCGCACGTTGAACTGGGAGATGAATTCCAATCCGGTCAAAAAGGTAAACGAGCAAACCAGGCGGCTGAGCCAGACTGCGGACACCTTGCGGTTCAGACAGACACCGGCAGAAACCGGCAGCAAGAAAGCGAGGCTGATCTGAAGCGTTGACGCGTCGATGACACCCCAACGAAAAGGACGGTGATCGAGTCAAGACCAAGCGAGGAACGAGGGTGCCCGCAGATTTATGCACGGCGACCGTCCAGTTTGGATTATGGCAGTCGTCGAGCTTGTGTTTCGGGCGAGCGTAGAGGCGCATTTTTACAGGGGAATAGTGCAATCGGGCTTGCCATGAGTTCGGGCCAAACTACTATGCGAGCCAGCTTGACGCACCAGGCAAGGTGGGAAAAGTGTGTCCGATGATTCGGTCGTTCGTATTTACAACGCTGGGAAAGCTGCACAGCAAGGACATCGAGATGTTCTTGATGCCGACGCTGCTGGCGGACACGAATCTGTTCCTGTGGGTTGATCTGGAGAGACCGACGCCGGAGGAAAGCAAGTTTGTGCTGGAAGATGTGTTTCACTTTCACCCGCTCTCGATTGAGGACTGTGTCCAGCTAAGTCCGTCGCCCAAGGTGGAGGAATACACACCGAAGGAGGACGACCGGTTCGCGCCCTACTTGTT
This genomic interval carries:
- a CDS encoding CorA family divalent cation transporter; translated protein: MIRSFVFTTLGKLHSKDIEMFLMPTLLADTNLFLWVDLERPTPEESKFVLEDVFHFHPLSIEDCVQLSPSPKVEEYTPKEDDRFAPYLFMVIHAVDYSRKDGVFATDELNFFLDKNYLVTFHDVPLKS
- a CDS encoding phosphoglycerate mutase family protein, with product MKLYFLRHAEALDGTDDAARPLSPHGRKQAVFVAEFLRAANIEFDAAYSSPLVRAQQTAEIVLDICGSVAVTQRRTADALLNEASPMHFSRWLAVLPPAKHILLAGHAPSLAERVRSLLSLSNAEALKLPKAGLACVETEDCQTCVLKFLITPRILGLRSD
- a CDS encoding PQQ-binding-like beta-propeller repeat protein, which produces MRAIFRLLAVIVCTSLLRAGDNWPQFRGPDGDGHSDSAGLPLNWSETENVKWKTAIHGRGWSSPVVWGSQVWLTTATEDGRELFVVCVDRNTGRILRDQKLFDVANPQFCHQFNSYASPTPVVEEGRAYVTFGSPGTACVDTRSGQVLWERRDFVCNHYRGAGSSPILYGDLLIMNFDGSDHQFVVALDKKTGKTVWRTERSIDFKDLGADGKPQTEGDLRKAFSTPHVAALDGKSVLISSGAKAHYAYDPLTGEELWRVEERTSHSAGTRPLAGHGMIFVPTGWSTGELLAIRPGRKGEVVDANAAGSDDSRDGLRVVWKTKRNVPKKPSLLLVGDLLFAIDDGGVAGCLEAKTGAEIWRERVGGNYSASPVSAEGRIYFFSEEGKATVIGAGREFTVVAENRLDAGFMASPAISGKSLILRTRTHLYRVEK